A portion of the Meriones unguiculatus strain TT.TT164.6M chromosome 14, Bangor_MerUng_6.1, whole genome shotgun sequence genome contains these proteins:
- the LOC110540020 gene encoding calcineurin B homologous protein 3-like, translating into MGAKHSSEEAWERESRTDLCWEQVQEGLAHAVDFSWAQIKQLHQRFRLLSGDQPELRPEGFDGVPDLASNPLRARIVHAFFDNRNLGKGSCGVSEAITFQDFLGIIAYFRPSLVRAEAPPRDKMRFLFNLYDQDGDGLITLQEYRRVLEDLLSAANPREDGASVRAMATNVAGGALREAARASEHPPEDGESYPGITFEDFVRTWSGIDLEVKMQVSFLNLEALCK; encoded by the coding sequence ATGGGCGCCAAGCACTCGTCCGAGGAGGCGTGGGAGCGCGAGAGCAGGACGGACCTGTGCTGGGAGCAGGTGCAGGAGGGTCTGGCGCACGCGGTGGACTTCAGCTGGGCGCAGATCAAGCAGCTGCACCAGCGCTTCCGGCTGCTGAGCGGCGACCAGCCGGAGCTGCGGCCCGAGGGCTTCGACGGCGTGCCCGACCTGGCGAGCAACCCGCTGCGCGCGCGCATCGTGCACGCCTTCTTCGACAACCGCAACCTGGGCAAGGGCTCGTGCGGCGTGTCCGAGGCCATCACCTTCCAGGACTTCCTGGGCATCATCGCCTACTTCCGGCCGTCGCTCGTGCGGGCGGAGGCGCCGCCGCGCGACAAGATGCGCTTCCTGTTCAACCTGTACGACCAGGACGGCGACGGGCTCATCACGCTGCAGGAGTACCGCCGCGTGCTGGAGGACCTGCTGTCGGCCGCCAACCCGCGCGAGGACGGCGCCAGCGTGCGCGCCATGGCCACGAACGTGGCGGGCGGCGCGCTCCGGGAGGCGGCCCGCGCGTCCGAGCACCCGCCCGAGGACGGCGAGTCCTACCCGGGCATCACCTTCGAGGACTTCGTGCGGACCTGGAGCGGCATCGACCTGGAGGTCAAGATGCAGGTCAGCTTCCTGAACCTGGAGGCGCTGTGCAAGTGA